A segment of the Thermoanaerobacterium sp. PSU-2 genome:
TGTCAAAACTAACTCCCAAATTATCTCCAGCATATCTTAATTCTTGTACCCTTTCAGCTGTAAGGCCTGTAACATCTGATGCCTTTTGTATCTCATCTGCATAGTCAGCAGCGGATGTTGCCATTTTCCACACTCCTGTAGCTGCCCCCACCGCTGCTGTACCAACTGCTGCTATTCCCGCGATCGCCGCTTTACCGATTGTAGCACCAATTTTGCCTAAGCCATCTCCTAATTTGCTTAACACGCCATCAAATTTACTTGCCTTAGATGATTCTTGCTCCATCTCATTGCCAAAACTATTCAATTTAGCAGTACAATCGGCCAATTCTTTTTGGTTTTTGTTTAAAGATTCCGTTTCTTTGTTTATTCTTATTTGCAAATCCTGAGCGGCTTTGCTATCTTCTCCCTTTTCTGCTGCTATTCGTTTATATTCATTTGTTAATGCTTCAACTTTTTGGCGCTGCAATTCAGTTATTTCATTTAAAGCTTTTATCCTTGCTTGCAAACCTTCTGCATTGCTGCCCCAGTCATCCATTCCTGCTGCTGCAGCCTTAAACCCTGTATCTATCACTCGAATTTGTCTGTTTAATTCAGCTATATTGGCTTTAAAATCAGTTATATCCAATGACACTTTTCCGCCAATATCGTTCTCATTTCCCGCTGCCATAATTTCACCACCTTATAGCCATGACGGCGGTTTCGTCGCTCTTATATATGTCTTACCATTCCTAATTCGTATATTGTCATTCTTTTTAGGCTTATAAAATAAAAAATCCATCAATGTTTCAAGGCTGGTATCATCAATATCCTTCAATGTCCAACCAAAATTCTTAACCAATAAATGATATAGACTATTCAAGGTATCTTCTATATCAACACCTTCACTATCATTTTGGGACGTTTCTACGTCCCTTTTTAGTTTTTTTGGATCACGCCTGACACTGCCAAAATTATTTTATTGATTTCAATGTTTATTTCTTCATCACTTAAATCTTTCTGCAATTCATCTATTGTAAATTGATTGCCGTATACCTCACATATTAGAGCTGCCTTTCTATCATTTAGTTCTGCCATCTTGTCTAAAAGTTCTTCAATTGTATCTAAATTTTCTAAGTCATTTTGTATTTCCTTGCCTATTTTGGCCAACTCTAATGATTCCTTTTGTATCTTTAAAGCCTCTTTACTCAAAAATGCTGTTACTTTTATCGTTGAATATGTTTTATCGCCTAATTTCAATGTAAGTGCTTTCATATTATCCCTCCATTAAAATTATAGGGAGGAATTAACCTCCCTATTATGCTGCTGTAGTAAAATCTATTGCTGTTGCTGCCAATGCCTGTCCGTAAGCATCTACTACACCTGCTATAGATACAATATACTTTGTCGTAGCTGAAAGTGCTGCTGTAGGCGTAATTGTAAGTATCTTCTTTGTAACATCAAGCGATTTTGTAACTGCTACAATATTTCCATTTGTTGAATTTATAAGTGTAACTGCTTCAGATTCTATCGGATTGCTAAACGTAAGAGTGATAGCTGCTGTACTGCTTACATCAGCTGCTCCGTCAGCTGGCGTACTGCTTATTAATGTTATAGCTGCTGGTGTTCCTGATTTATCTGGTGTTTGTACTTGTGTAAACCAACCAGTTGGATCGAATGCTGGATCTGATGTGTCTGCAAATATTCTTTTTATTGATTGCAATTTCCCATCTATGGTCCATTGATGTTTTGTTGATACTGCTGTATAAGTAAGTTCATAAGTTTTTTCATCAACTTTATCGGATTTTGTCACTGAATCTTCTGCGCCACCATAAATTGTGCCTTTTAAGAACCAATAATATCTATAACCATCAGCACCCATATTGAACCTAAACCCAAGCGCAATATCAGGTGGATTAGCTTCTCCTGAATCATATACCCTGCCGGAAACCTGGTCATACTTTTTACCTTGAAGTATTGCCAATTTTTGAGCCGGTATATTCTGCACAGTAATTTTTAGTTCTGTTGCAGCTTCTGTCACATAATTATTTGCTGCTTTGTTATCATAATAAGTTGTTTTACTGTCTATTTTGGCCTCTGCTGATATTTCCGCAACCGGCGCTAAATATTGTGGTGCCCCTGCCATATATCCATTGTCATCATCTTGTGTTACTAATGCAAAATATAAGTTATCGACGCCTACAAATTCGCCGTATTCATTAGCCATCTTTTTTATTCCTCCTTGTAAAAAATATAATCTGACGTATAACCGTAATGGCCTGTATCTTGATTAAATGGTAAATCTCTGCCACTTACACGTAAAAAACCTGCTGGAAGCATTACAGACCTAAATAATTGGTCTGCACTTTGCTTTATAGCAGGTTTCTTTGAATATAGTACAAGCTGTACTCTTGTTGTAGTACTCGCTATCTTATTATCATAATGTGTGTCATTTGTCTCATTTATGATTTGATATGTTATGAATGTTTCAGGCAACATTTCTGTATTTCCAAATGTGCCTTGTTCTCTTACAGGGTAGCCCAAAGATATCAATGTATTATAAATTAACTCATAAATGTTACTCATCAGGCATCCCTGCCTTTTTTAATATATCTCTCTGTATTTTTTTAACTTTGCTTTTGTTACTTGTGAAAGCATTTCTTATTCCCGGATCTGCAGCATTATGTG
Coding sequences within it:
- a CDS encoding major tail protein, translating into MANEYGEFVGVDNLYFALVTQDDDNGYMAGAPQYLAPVAEISAEAKIDSKTTYYDNKAANNYVTEAATELKITVQNIPAQKLAILQGKKYDQVSGRVYDSGEANPPDIALGFRFNMGADGYRYYWFLKGTIYGGAEDSVTKSDKVDEKTYELTYTAVSTKHQWTIDGKLQSIKRIFADTSDPAFDPTGWFTQVQTPDKSGTPAAITLISSTPADGAADVSSTAAITLTFSNPIESEAVTLINSTNGNIVAVTKSLDVTKKILTITPTAALSATTKYIVSIAGVVDAYGQALAATAIDFTTAA